A stretch of Anaerobiospirillum thomasii DNA encodes these proteins:
- a CDS encoding ExeA family protein has product MISTDLLDYFKMEYTPFTNNIDTGFLYQTDIFRGACLKLKMAIENNSFALLTGVPGTGKSTLLRYFTSQLNEEKHTVMYVSLSNATPRWMYIAPLNQMGVKSKYYVNDARLQLHREIETLRKTHGKKVILIFDEAHLLANKYSKFSLLEEIRFLLNGNSYDSGSPLTLILSGQKEILSVLKTDKCKAITQRIMYFSSTQNLTNEQVGSYIGSHLKWSRCQDNPFEYRAVEKIGDLSGGNPRLINKICMHALSYTCLKREEKVTEATVTEVANNEVIDLILKNLN; this is encoded by the coding sequence ATGATAAGCACTGATTTGCTAGACTACTTTAAGATGGAATATACCCCTTTTACAAATAATATTGACACTGGCTTTCTCTATCAGACAGACATTTTTAGAGGAGCATGCCTGAAGTTAAAAATGGCCATTGAGAACAACTCATTTGCATTGCTGACCGGAGTCCCTGGTACAGGTAAAAGCACACTGCTGCGCTACTTTACATCTCAGCTTAATGAAGAAAAACATACAGTGATGTATGTATCACTGTCTAATGCCACACCCAGGTGGATGTATATTGCTCCATTAAATCAGATGGGTGTAAAGTCAAAGTATTATGTCAATGATGCGCGTCTGCAGCTGCACAGAGAGATTGAGACATTAAGAAAGACCCACGGTAAAAAGGTAATTCTGATATTTGATGAGGCCCACCTGCTGGCTAATAAGTACAGTAAATTCAGCCTGCTTGAGGAGATTAGATTTTTACTCAACGGTAACAGCTATGACAGCGGATCACCGCTTACACTGATACTCTCAGGCCAAAAAGAAATTCTGTCTGTGCTCAAGACAGATAAGTGCAAGGCTATAACTCAAAGGATTATGTATTTTAGCTCTACGCAGAATCTGACAAATGAGCAGGTTGGCAGTTATATAGGATCTCATTTAAAGTGGTCAAGATGTCAAGATAATCCGTTTGAATATAGGGCCGTGGAAAAGATAGGCGATCTCTCAGGAGGAAATCCACGACTTATTAATAAGATCTGTATGCACGCTTTAAGCTATACATGCTTAAAGCGTGAAGAGAAGGTAACCGAAGCTACCGTAACTGAAGTTGCCAATAACGAGGTTATTGACCTAATTTTAAAGAATTTAAACTAG
- a CDS encoding IS66 family transposase, protein MAHLDRNNSNTAPATNIAGTDLNALSKEQLIALLQEQSRQHKKEMQEQSQQHKKEMQELQSHSVKEQKSQIDIITRLRAHIKSQDTRINELNDSVADYKKLTSEQKNEIEELKAGNAGQKDVIVNALTFIKDNRDAFANLIKDNPPEDLYNLKEINSYLMIFLSNARIATAQLGRYIRGTYVSSQSESNKNYKIQSDSENSSDSSIKGSESASANNVEPKDSENTAPTYATYPDYTEHKDVDVAAASIVSHDDRDMEELSLMCDVEEKECCADSMSTLQSVQSVIELSGEIRKNNKNSAGVVLDPLAEERSILNLSKDSDITKAIKVPTGFRIRCYCPTCKHIHEFKFDGKVKRANEVKEYQGIDTKISLSAVQNLIGVGCGTTIEYNPALITAYDTYEVKTRSDDRPEEGVRNSNECDSKIEQSLNQEVIVTNQDRQNTPKTHTNESADNSELKNSDNKAKVNKKILQNICRHDGAVKSSHDIAHDLISYKGRNDIINPNTFDFDAFALLPCFNKCALSAGLMSALHSMFAMLSAPKSRITTMLNGLGVDWSRVHITDIINGGSRAFFHGVAEVIHNDMLYNCRSVIMDETTLKVRSQKTKGGYIKKSQLWCMATSWTEEVSATYFRASDSRNADNVLDLLDSKNPSSIDTITTDGYAGYDAAVEEFKKAGIDICHASCWTHARRPLHRYLTESGLLKIYNQYLLPDGCEMSAFMENLIKYEQKNKGAKSLSALNRDCFIVYYLINCLFYIDSSAWQEAIIKGTSFEDEIEKYRKNISSKVLDAIFDVVRHIIRENGNIVIKCSGSRHGRVKYRKSNQHAVSGPLIYLLNQETKLREFVDKPHIELSSSAAERAIRLGACARHSFQFLNHPDSAQAFADHLTIANTCTMNNVSFTQYTLWLMANIRYRIVQKLMLEGMQSHAVSLPKSRTEIIEDGDNKVKIRIGLYDKANKTIFDEISYEGLTPYDFKTLILSHGE, encoded by the coding sequence ATGGCTCACTTAGATCGCAACAACAGTAACACAGCCCCTGCCACCAATATTGCAGGTACAGACTTAAATGCTCTTAGCAAGGAGCAGCTTATTGCTCTGCTGCAGGAGCAGAGCCGGCAGCATAAAAAAGAGATGCAGGAGCAGAGCCAGCAGCATAAAAAAGAAATGCAGGAGCTACAGAGTCATTCTGTTAAAGAGCAGAAAAGCCAGATTGATATCATAACCAGGCTGCGAGCCCATATTAAAAGTCAGGATACACGTATAAACGAGCTAAATGACTCTGTTGCCGATTATAAGAAGCTAACTTCTGAACAGAAGAATGAAATTGAGGAGCTCAAGGCAGGCAATGCAGGCCAGAAGGACGTTATAGTCAATGCACTCACCTTTATCAAGGATAACAGAGATGCCTTTGCAAATCTTATAAAGGACAATCCTCCTGAGGATTTATATAATCTAAAAGAGATTAACTCATATCTGATGATATTTTTATCCAATGCCCGCATTGCTACTGCACAACTTGGCAGATATATAAGGGGTACATATGTATCATCACAAAGCGAGAGCAATAAAAACTATAAAATCCAGAGCGATTCTGAAAATAGCTCAGATTCCAGCATAAAAGGCTCAGAGAGCGCCAGTGCAAATAACGTAGAGCCAAAAGACAGCGAAAATACTGCACCAACCTATGCCACATACCCTGATTATACAGAGCATAAAGATGTAGATGTGGCAGCGGCCTCTATAGTCAGCCACGATGACAGGGACATGGAAGAGCTCTCTTTAATGTGTGATGTGGAGGAGAAAGAGTGCTGTGCTGACAGCATGTCCACACTGCAAAGCGTGCAAAGTGTTATTGAGCTGTCAGGTGAGATTAGAAAAAATAATAAAAACTCAGCAGGTGTGGTTTTAGATCCACTTGCAGAAGAAAGGAGCATTTTAAATCTCTCTAAAGACAGCGACATTACAAAAGCCATCAAAGTGCCTACAGGTTTTAGAATCAGATGCTACTGCCCTACATGCAAACATATCCATGAATTTAAATTTGACGGCAAGGTTAAAAGAGCAAATGAGGTTAAAGAGTATCAGGGTATTGATACCAAAATCAGCCTCAGTGCTGTACAGAATCTCATAGGTGTAGGCTGCGGCACTACCATAGAATACAATCCTGCTCTGATAACTGCCTATGATACCTATGAGGTAAAAACCAGAAGCGATGATAGGCCTGAGGAAGGTGTTCGTAATTCAAACGAATGTGACTCAAAAATAGAACAGTCATTAAATCAAGAGGTTATTGTTACAAATCAGGACAGACAAAATACACCCAAAACCCACACGAATGAGTCTGCAGATAACAGCGAGCTTAAAAACTCAGACAATAAAGCTAAGGTTAACAAGAAGATCCTGCAGAATATCTGCCGCCATGATGGTGCAGTTAAAAGCTCACATGATATAGCCCATGATTTAATTAGCTATAAGGGCAGAAATGACATTATAAATCCCAACACTTTTGATTTTGATGCCTTTGCCTTGCTGCCATGCTTTAATAAATGCGCTCTATCTGCTGGGCTTATGAGTGCATTACACTCAATGTTTGCCATGCTCAGTGCTCCTAAGAGCCGTATTACCACCATGCTCAACGGCCTGGGTGTTGACTGGTCGCGTGTACATATCACAGATATTATAAATGGAGGCTCAAGAGCTTTTTTCCATGGAGTGGCTGAGGTTATTCATAATGACATGCTCTATAACTGTCGCAGCGTTATTATGGACGAGACCACACTTAAGGTACGCTCGCAAAAGACTAAAGGCGGTTATATTAAAAAGTCACAGTTATGGTGTATGGCCACATCCTGGACGGAGGAGGTAAGTGCCACCTATTTCAGAGCCTCAGACAGTAGAAATGCTGACAATGTCCTGGATTTGCTCGACAGTAAAAATCCAAGCTCAATTGATACTATAACCACTGATGGCTATGCAGGTTATGATGCTGCCGTCGAGGAGTTTAAAAAGGCCGGCATAGATATCTGCCATGCCTCGTGCTGGACTCATGCCAGACGACCTCTGCACCGCTATTTAACTGAATCAGGACTGCTTAAAATCTACAATCAATATCTGCTGCCAGATGGCTGTGAGATGAGTGCTTTTATGGAGAACCTGATAAAATATGAGCAAAAGAATAAAGGTGCAAAATCTTTATCTGCTCTGAACAGAGACTGTTTTATTGTCTATTACCTCATCAACTGCCTGTTTTATATAGACAGCAGCGCCTGGCAGGAAGCTATCATTAAAGGCACCTCATTTGAAGATGAGATAGAAAAGTACAGAAAGAATATATCCTCTAAGGTGCTGGATGCTATATTTGATGTGGTAAGACACATAATCAGAGAAAATGGCAATATAGTTATTAAATGCTCTGGCAGTCGCCATGGCCGTGTCAAATACAGAAAATCAAATCAGCATGCTGTCTCTGGTCCTCTTATCTATCTGCTCAATCAGGAGACAAAGCTCAGAGAGTTTGTAGATAAACCACATATAGAGCTATCCTCATCAGCAGCTGAAAGAGCTATAAGGCTGGGAGCCTGTGCGCGTCACAGTTTCCAGTTTTTAAATCACCCGGACAGTGCTCAGGCTTTTGCAGATCACCTGACTATTGCCAATACCTGTACAATGAATAATGTATCATTTACGCAGTATACATTATGGCTTATGGCCAATATCAGATATAGAATTGTGCAGAAACTGATGCTCGAAGGTATGCAGTCACATGCAGTTTCACTGCCAAAATCAAGAACAGAAATTATTGAAGATGGGGACAATAAAGTAAAGATCCGCATTGGGCTGTATGATAAGGCTAATAAGACCATATTTGATGAAATCAGCTATGAAGGACTTACCCCATACGATTTCAAGACTCTGATCTTAAGTCATGGAGAATGA
- a CDS encoding DDE-type integrase/transposase/recombinase, whose protein sequence is MTNIKQRIKDLNDDPKSYRMRVIAPIVSLKKDANGKNSKKRVAMIKQVAAEQCLSVRTIERWVDQYEQFGLQGLEPKYKKFRSDIRRFISFESLLDEAIVLRRQCPTISVVEIIKCLEEKHQNIKGIIKRSTLQRHLQQKGFSRGELLREREKGGTAFFGAYRKKLPMEQVQADIKIAGKSFCVNEQGMPVTPYIHLWMDNASRMILVATISDTQDNSLVLSSFRELVTGYGIPMSILTDQGSVYKSAAMEHCTSTLGVPHKRSKPYKPQSKGAIERLNGTLDKVLKQLEGMNNVKLSMVELLVKQWVAEYNETPHSALTENMGTDAEVTLSPKEYFYKYIEPVARPVDDIVNLAFTMEYSRKVLKDGVIHIKGRYYKLPANSAKSGEYVVVHCSLVGNSVELVQELTEEEKKESLSQSMYKFIPLYEREIKENIDFTERASDRSEDMPQSLPDEIKPTIQRLARRLYKDRDLYTTEKDFEEQLRKELFHQGPASYSTEPGNSSLYNKSSIKTDEDK, encoded by the coding sequence ATGACCAATATTAAACAAAGAATTAAAGATTTAAATGATGATCCAAAGAGTTACAGAATGAGGGTTATTGCGCCCATTGTGTCACTTAAGAAAGATGCCAATGGGAAAAATTCGAAGAAGCGTGTGGCTATGATAAAACAGGTTGCAGCAGAGCAGTGCTTATCTGTGAGAACTATTGAGCGCTGGGTTGACCAATATGAACAATTTGGTCTGCAAGGACTTGAGCCAAAGTATAAGAAGTTTCGCTCAGATATAAGGAGGTTCATCAGTTTTGAGAGTCTACTAGATGAAGCAATAGTCTTGCGCAGGCAATGTCCTACCATTTCAGTAGTTGAGATCATTAAATGTCTGGAAGAAAAACACCAAAACATAAAGGGCATTATAAAGCGCTCTACTTTACAGAGGCATTTACAGCAGAAAGGTTTTTCTCGTGGGGAGCTTTTAAGAGAGCGTGAAAAAGGAGGAACAGCATTTTTCGGAGCCTATCGTAAAAAGCTCCCTATGGAGCAGGTTCAGGCAGATATTAAAATAGCTGGAAAATCATTTTGTGTTAATGAGCAGGGCATGCCAGTAACCCCATATATCCATCTATGGATGGACAATGCCTCACGCATGATCCTCGTGGCAACCATATCTGACACCCAGGATAACAGCCTGGTTCTGTCATCTTTTAGAGAGCTTGTTACAGGCTATGGTATTCCAATGAGCATTCTTACAGATCAGGGCTCTGTATATAAGAGCGCTGCAATGGAGCATTGCACCAGCACTTTAGGAGTTCCTCATAAGCGCTCAAAACCATATAAACCTCAGAGCAAAGGGGCAATTGAACGTTTAAATGGTACTTTAGATAAAGTATTAAAGCAGCTTGAAGGTATGAATAATGTAAAGCTGAGTATGGTTGAATTACTTGTAAAACAGTGGGTTGCAGAGTACAACGAAACACCACATTCAGCTCTAACCGAAAATATGGGAACAGATGCAGAGGTAACACTATCCCCTAAAGAATATTTTTACAAATATATAGAGCCTGTAGCAAGACCTGTAGATGATATTGTGAATCTGGCCTTTACTATGGAGTACTCTCGTAAGGTCCTCAAGGATGGCGTCATACACATAAAAGGCCGTTATTACAAGTTGCCTGCAAATAGCGCCAAAAGTGGAGAGTATGTGGTCGTGCACTGCTCTTTAGTGGGCAATTCAGTGGAGCTTGTACAGGAGCTTACTGAGGAAGAAAAAAAAGAAAGCCTCTCACAGAGCATGTATAAATTTATACCGCTGTATGAGCGTGAAATCAAAGAGAATATTGACTTTACCGAACGTGCATCTGATAGATCAGAAGACATGCCTCAGTCTTTGCCTGATGAAATAAAGCCAACTATACAAAGGCTCGCCCGCAGGTTGTATAAGGATAGAGATCTTTATACCACAGAGAAGGATTTTGAAGAGCAACTAAGGAAAGAGCTATTCCACCAAGGCCCGGCCTCCTATAGCACAGAGCCAGGAAATAGCTCTTTATACAACAAAAGCTCAATCAAGACAGATGAGGATAAATAA